A genomic stretch from Candidatus Bandiella woodruffii includes:
- a CDS encoding hemagglutinin repeat-containing protein, which translates to MLNTNLKPPYATSLVRWCEREIQQWISLLDFIEENVEIKGTIRLENKGKLKLNLGDYKLINTTSENIEELVITSTDSEDNTGLIKDIRLDSVLINKGVVKLKGNNVVGKLNIEETQLDLDEKSELVSNEVFIKSINRDFNLMGKITVQDSFIYNGKCITLDKESSIISKDGNIEISLLNCNLSHNGYIWSGKDLKLELEKGYLANKGIIGADGIGNILVKESGAKLINSGSIQGGVDFTVRLEANGKVENEKDGVINGKGNIKIIANSIINQAGGKISSVNGIELDITKLINSGAIYYKEGKLNIRDALINHALIIGEELTDIKMGGKGEIHNNENARIKLGGKVYIGGNDDKNISLLRNYAASIAITGEELTLNVDKIDNLAREEGYKKEKYDCMIVDAENKGATYFHTRDIQTISYIKYSNIRLEGNSVTINGKIINKSSLFSIQGKLVNNSKISIENIAKSLVIEEHNISMFYYWEYYPGDEYMVPVSNEKYLRNIGDDLTKRGRQSDFILKFKCIKASTEAYFNDNIIQTTGSNSQFEAFFKNPILEIILRGQEAIRYINEDVQTNNNFYNTRKGTTIYKTYPSTVAFTDVEGARVAGLSNYAVAKSELSKLLDEFKDNSNALVPYDLKSQEIEEFKLSAIDMMNSLRKEGYEIRLDNVFNFGGQSSQEARFLRYFFEQYNPGIYKVNTPNQLAIGDGSCGDSCALAGDGTGLVASGGLVTNYIFESIFELPGMKQKGTAYLLKELGYSTGDIIQILADPDYEHEVLKRAIFDKLGKAYIWNHKKNDDEEFDQLLKNAVTAKRDLGLIPGIELTRWQQSELVDAILWPVKENINEIEAWSLRLYVTEEILKDGYSSATIALKDTTLIIDEDVFNGGLIDSIGDTFIEARNIYQLNQIKGSGSLNVEARGSFIMEMLVKVIEQYSSNSHKVSYVPMNSPAVDLSGSFKVNSKGNIGVKGGEIKANTIAIESGDKVIVIPAAIYNKLYYSWGDGYSRSESLEYELARIMASGDIKIVSQNGNYLYSPIIKTEGEFELEAKLGKNVIEAVANKYISERYEDDSWFVFSSETYSYSSITNIIRPFISAAKKVVFGSLEDTAIRAAIITTSSMEIKTGKDDIVGLISLLPGKNILLKEEWGESDYVIRSKKYVGKSVSEEIVPTIIQINNDCKGLEDEKNVVKTMDGKCATFIGYGSGGWLQLASKVEAETIEIKAPKGIKLVAAPELDFSYAAVDKKGIGFAFTSNSREQSVGLGIKVSKSRETSAEAIHRVSSLVGHFITLDTDETIYTEGAYIKAEEKLTTRSKLEIHDVVYDTKTHSQRKVEGFLGLKLGIQNSIAGLIESGKSVDKSIRQGGKEGAINTAFAAWDAYNTLMGIAAGGGLFQGGVWLSASYSESSNELDKRTVKFTTIEVGKEEDGKLKEGTYESTSEELRLKSTQIKAYDAYFNTNKLTTNTANNEEHRRSQGGGINIQVGMSGTVGSNVGGNTGKLNSDEIVPIHAEIYVTNRLELKVKGHADIKGTFIEAKSLEASFESLILESVKELEESSGRSFGLSKGWGNSVSKNYGGSFEVSSGKRNVVSKLTRLVGQEDTNIIVAHALELNGAMIANAEVDEEGNYKDVGNLILTVGELFVKHVYDSDEGHTLGASINYITENKGSDGKISKYGVVIGGRDGDGYTFATIGKGEVKCTESEVNKVCEIEKANRDVSKTSSFDYNYKIETIRAKFSSLNEETKKKAIENLKSGKFFENIATSFMDAVGEVGEALGNILPNKESITQDEKTKFNPKDQVFTNNKYARKNTLDELSEIDQKILEKYPELNGDIYKKLSIIRLAHHLESNNLVLDRNGAIDTAYAAVSKYMSENPVIRPAALPLAAMGIGQAIRSCATSSACVKAVLEISIGAAAWLGIKITTDKLNEESYKDSNDDISKDKQQTQQEPGTAVASSGAPDPDDDFDPDEEENLNNEKSTNQLNQEIKKGQAPKEIKRVDKANPFIKGQKTHVHFNNGAALNKDGTWREGFIKLTKKQRLWLQKNGWKLPND; encoded by the coding sequence TTGTTAAACACAAATCTGAAACCGCCGTATGCGACATCGCTTGTACGGTGGTGTGAGAGGGAGATTCAGCAATGGATCTCTCTACTCGATTTTATAGAAGAGAATGTTGAAATAAAAGGAACTATAAGATTAGAGAATAAAGGAAAATTAAAATTAAACCTTGGAGATTACAAATTAATTAATACAACTAGTGAAAACATAGAAGAACTAGTCATTACATCTACTGATTCAGAAGATAATACAGGATTGATAAAAGATATAAGGTTAGATAGTGTTCTGATTAATAAAGGGGTGGTTAAGCTAAAAGGAAATAATGTAGTAGGCAAATTAAATATAGAAGAAACTCAGTTAGATTTAGATGAAAAATCTGAACTAGTAAGTAATGAAGTATTTATAAAAAGTATAAATCGTGATTTTAATCTAATGGGGAAGATTACGGTTCAAGATTCTTTTATTTATAATGGCAAATGTATTACCTTAGATAAAGAAAGCTCAATAATAAGTAAAGATGGAAATATAGAAATAAGCTTACTAAATTGTAATTTGAGTCATAATGGATATATATGGTCAGGGAAGGATTTAAAATTAGAATTAGAAAAAGGATATTTAGCAAATAAAGGAATAATAGGAGCTGATGGAATAGGAAATATTTTGGTAAAAGAGAGTGGAGCTAAGTTAATAAATAGTGGCAGTATTCAAGGTGGAGTTGATTTTACCGTAAGGCTTGAGGCAAATGGAAAAGTAGAAAATGAAAAGGATGGAGTAATTAATGGGAAGGGAAATATTAAAATAATAGCAAATTCTATTATCAATCAAGCAGGTGGAAAGATAAGTAGTGTAAATGGTATTGAATTAGATATTACAAAATTAATAAATAGTGGAGCGATATATTATAAAGAAGGTAAACTTAATATTAGAGATGCACTTATTAATCATGCATTAATAATTGGAGAAGAATTAACTGATATTAAAATGGGAGGAAAGGGTGAGATTCATAATAATGAAAATGCACGGATTAAGTTAGGAGGTAAAGTATATATTGGTGGCAATGACGATAAGAATATAAGTTTACTTAGAAATTATGCGGCAAGTATTGCAATCACAGGAGAAGAACTAACATTAAATGTTGATAAAATTGATAATTTAGCAAGAGAAGAAGGTTATAAAAAAGAAAAATATGATTGTATGATAGTAGATGCAGAGAATAAAGGAGCAACTTACTTTCATACTAGAGACATACAAACTATATCATATATAAAATATTCGAATATTAGATTAGAAGGTAACTCTGTTACAATAAATGGTAAGATTATAAATAAAAGCAGTTTATTCAGTATTCAAGGAAAGTTAGTTAATAACTCAAAAATTAGTATAGAAAACATAGCTAAAAGTCTTGTAATAGAAGAGCATAATATTAGTATGTTTTATTATTGGGAATATTACCCTGGAGACGAGTACATGGTTCCAGTCTCTAATGAGAAATACCTAAGAAATATAGGGGATGATCTAACAAAAAGGGGTAGACAATCAGATTTTATTTTAAAATTTAAATGTATAAAAGCTAGTACGGAAGCATATTTTAATGACAATATAATACAAACCACAGGAAGTAATAGTCAATTTGAGGCATTCTTTAAAAACCCAATTTTAGAAATAATTCTGAGAGGTCAAGAAGCGATCAGATATATAAATGAAGATGTGCAAACAAATAACAATTTTTATAACACAAGAAAAGGAACCACAATATATAAAACCTATCCTTCAACAGTAGCATTTACAGATGTAGAAGGAGCTAGGGTAGCAGGGCTTTCAAATTATGCAGTAGCAAAAAGTGAATTGTCAAAACTACTTGATGAGTTTAAGGATAATAGCAATGCACTGGTACCATATGATTTAAAATCACAGGAGATAGAAGAGTTTAAGCTATCAGCAATTGATATGATGAATAGTCTAAGGAAGGAAGGTTATGAAATAAGATTGGATAATGTATTTAACTTTGGTGGTCAAAGCAGTCAAGAAGCAAGATTTTTAAGATATTTCTTTGAGCAATATAATCCTGGGATTTACAAAGTAAATACACCAAATCAATTAGCAATAGGAGATGGGTCTTGCGGAGATAGTTGTGCACTTGCTGGTGATGGGACTGGGTTAGTTGCAAGTGGTGGATTAGTAACCAATTACATATTTGAAAGTATATTTGAGCTTCCAGGAATGAAACAAAAAGGAACTGCTTATTTACTGAAGGAATTGGGATATAGTACAGGTGATATTATACAAATACTAGCAGACCCTGATTATGAACATGAGGTATTAAAAAGAGCAATCTTTGATAAGTTAGGTAAAGCATATATATGGAATCATAAGAAGAATGATGATGAAGAGTTTGATCAATTGCTTAAGAATGCAGTCACAGCTAAAAGGGATTTAGGGTTAATACCAGGCATAGAATTAACAAGATGGCAACAAAGTGAGCTTGTGGATGCAATACTGTGGCCAGTAAAAGAAAATATAAATGAAATTGAAGCATGGTCTTTAAGATTGTATGTAACAGAAGAGATACTTAAGGATGGTTATAGTAGTGCAACGATAGCACTTAAGGATACAACATTAATTATAGATGAAGATGTATTTAATGGTGGATTGATAGATTCAATAGGAGATACATTTATAGAAGCAAGGAATATTTATCAGCTAAATCAAATTAAGGGAAGTGGTAGTTTAAATGTCGAGGCTAGAGGTAGCTTTATAATGGAAATGCTTGTGAAGGTGATTGAACAATATAGTAGTAACTCGCATAAAGTAAGCTATGTGCCAATGAATAGTCCAGCAGTAGATTTGAGTGGAAGCTTTAAAGTAAATTCTAAAGGAAATATTGGTGTAAAAGGTGGAGAGATAAAAGCTAATACCATTGCAATAGAATCAGGAGATAAGGTAATAGTTATACCAGCTGCAATATATAATAAATTATATTATTCATGGGGTGATGGGTATAGTAGAAGTGAGAGTTTAGAATATGAACTTGCTAGGATAATGGCAAGTGGAGATATAAAGATAGTAAGTCAAAATGGAAATTACTTATACTCACCAATAATTAAAACAGAAGGAGAATTTGAGTTAGAAGCAAAGCTTGGGAAGAATGTAATAGAAGCAGTTGCGAATAAGTATATAAGTGAGAGATATGAAGATGATAGTTGGTTCGTGTTTAGTAGTGAAACATATTCATATAGTAGCATTACGAATATTATAAGACCTTTTATAAGTGCAGCTAAGAAAGTAGTATTTGGGTCATTAGAAGATACAGCAATAAGGGCAGCGATCATAACAACAAGCTCAATGGAGATTAAGACTGGAAAAGATGATATTGTTGGATTAATAAGCTTATTACCTGGTAAGAATATACTGCTAAAAGAAGAGTGGGGAGAAAGTGATTATGTAATAAGAAGCAAAAAATATGTTGGCAAATCAGTATCTGAGGAGATAGTTCCTACAATAATTCAAATTAATAACGACTGTAAGGGGTTAGAAGATGAGAAAAATGTGGTTAAAACTATGGATGGAAAATGTGCCACATTTATAGGCTATGGAAGTGGCGGATGGTTACAGTTGGCAAGTAAGGTAGAGGCTGAGACGATAGAAATAAAAGCACCAAAAGGGATAAAGTTAGTGGCAGCACCAGAATTAGATTTTAGTTATGCGGCTGTAGATAAAAAAGGAATAGGCTTTGCATTTACATCAAATTCAAGAGAGCAAAGTGTAGGGCTTGGGATTAAGGTGAGTAAAAGTAGAGAGACGAGTGCGGAAGCAATACATAGGGTCTCAAGTTTAGTAGGGCATTTTATAACACTAGATACAGATGAAACTATTTATACAGAAGGAGCGTATATAAAAGCAGAGGAAAAGTTAACAACAAGATCTAAACTAGAAATACATGATGTGGTATATGATACTAAGACACATAGCCAAAGGAAAGTAGAAGGGTTTTTAGGATTGAAGTTAGGGATACAAAATAGTATAGCAGGACTTATAGAAAGTGGTAAGAGTGTAGATAAAAGTATTAGGCAAGGTGGGAAAGAAGGAGCGATTAATACAGCATTTGCAGCATGGGATGCATATAATACATTAATGGGTATAGCAGCAGGTGGAGGATTATTCCAAGGTGGAGTATGGTTATCTGCAAGTTATTCAGAAAGCAGTAATGAGTTAGATAAAAGAACAGTTAAGTTTACAACAATAGAAGTAGGAAAAGAAGAAGATGGAAAATTAAAAGAAGGCACATATGAAAGCACAAGTGAGGAGTTGAGATTAAAATCAACACAGATCAAAGCATATGATGCATATTTTAATACAAATAAGCTAACTACAAATACAGCAAATAACGAAGAACATAGAAGATCACAAGGCGGTGGAATAAATATCCAAGTTGGAATGAGTGGAACTGTAGGTTCAAATGTAGGTGGCAATACAGGAAAGCTAAATAGTGACGAGATAGTTCCTATTCATGCAGAAATATATGTAACAAATAGATTAGAGTTAAAAGTAAAGGGACATGCGGATATCAAAGGTACATTTATAGAAGCAAAATCACTTGAAGCAAGCTTTGAGAGTTTAATATTGGAATCAGTAAAAGAGCTAGAAGAAAGCAGTGGTAGGAGCTTTGGATTATCAAAAGGATGGGGTAATAGTGTATCTAAGAACTATGGTGGATCATTTGAAGTAAGTAGTGGTAAGAGAAATGTAGTAAGTAAGTTAACAAGGTTAGTTGGACAAGAAGATACAAATATAATAGTAGCACATGCGCTAGAGTTAAATGGAGCAATGATAGCAAATGCTGAAGTAGATGAAGAAGGGAATTACAAAGATGTGGGTAATTTGATACTTACTGTAGGAGAGTTATTTGTGAAGCATGTATACGATAGTGATGAGGGGCATACTCTTGGAGCAAGTATTAATTATATAACTGAAAACAAAGGAAGCGATGGAAAGATAAGTAAATACGGAGTTGTGATTGGCGGAAGAGATGGGGATGGATATACATTTGCGACAATAGGAAAAGGAGAAGTCAAATGTACAGAAAGTGAAGTTAATAAAGTATGTGAAATAGAAAAAGCAAATAGAGATGTAAGTAAGACAAGTAGCTTTGATTATAATTATAAAATAGAAACAATAAGAGCTAAGTTTAGCTCTTTAAATGAAGAAACAAAGAAGAAGGCAATAGAAAATCTAAAATCTGGAAAGTTCTTTGAGAATATTGCAACTAGCTTTATGGATGCAGTTGGTGAGGTTGGGGAAGCATTAGGTAATATATTGCCAAATAAAGAAAGCATCACACAAGATGAGAAAACTAAATTTAATCCCAAGGATCAAGTATTTACAAATAATAAATATGCAAGAAAAAATACTCTAGATGAATTATCAGAAATAGATCAAAAAATTTTAGAAAAATATCCAGAACTCAATGGTGATATATATAAAAAATTATCAATTATTAGATTAGCACATCACTTAGAAAGTAATAATTTGGTATTAGATAGAAATGGCGCAATTGATACAGCATATGCAGCAGTATCGAAGTATATGTCAGAAAATCCAGTGATTAGACCAGCAGCATTGCCATTAGCGGCGATGGGAATTGGTCAGGCAATAAGAAGCTGTGCGACAAGTTCTGCATGCGTAAAAGCTGTTCTGGAAATTTCAATAGGAGCTGCAGCTTGGCTTGGAATTAAAATTACAACAGATAAGCTTAATGAAGAATCTTACAAAGATAGCAATGATGATATTTCTAAAGATAAGCAGCAAACTCAGCAAGAGCCAGGAACAGCAGTAGCCTCATCAGGAGCACCTGATCCTGATGATGACTTCGATCCTGATGAAGAAGAAAACCTAAATAATGAAAAATCTACTAATCAACTTAATCAAGAAATAAAAAAAGGACAAGCTCCTAAAGAAATAAAAAGGGTCGATAAAGCTAATCCTTTTATAAAAGGACAAAAAACACATGTTCATTTTAATAACGGTGCTGCTTTAAATAAAGATGGGACATGGAGAGAAGGATTTATAAAACTAACAAAAAAACAAAGATTATGGTTACAAAAAAATGGATGGAAATTACCAAATGATTAA
- a CDS encoding Txe/YoeB family addiction module toxin, whose translation MTIVFSEDAWKDYLFWQKTDKKTLQRINDLIKDCLRHPFQGIGKPESLKFDMSGYWSRRINAEHRLVYKSENDQLVIIQCRYHY comes from the coding sequence ATGACCATTGTTTTTTCTGAAGATGCTTGGAAAGATTATTTGTTTTGGCAAAAAACCGATAAAAAGACCTTACAAAGGATTAATGACTTAATCAAAGATTGCTTACGACATCCATTTCAAGGAATTGGCAAGCCAGAATCACTAAAGTTTGATATGAGCGGTTATTGGTCTAGAAGGATTAATGCTGAACATAGGCTAGTTTACAAATCTGAGAATGATCAACTAGTCATCATTCAATGCCGTTATCACTACTAG
- a CDS encoding type II toxin-antitoxin system prevent-host-death family antitoxin, translating to MDAITYTQARKNFAKTMSSVCNDHTPLIITRQNEKPVVMISLEDYSAIEETLYLLRSPKNAARLARSLKQIEKQKFLKKELIEE from the coding sequence ATGGACGCTATTACCTACACTCAAGCAAGAAAAAACTTTGCTAAAACTATGAGCTCTGTTTGCAATGACCACACTCCTCTAATCATCACCAGACAGAATGAAAAGCCCGTTGTTATGATCTCTCTTGAAGATTACAGTGCCATTGAAGAAACTCTTTACCTTTTGCGTAGTCCTAAAAATGCTGCTCGTCTTGCTAGGTCTTTAAAACAAATTGAAAAGCAGAAATTCCTCAAAAAGGAATTGATTGAAGAATAA
- a CDS encoding thermonuclease family protein gives MKKATKNKKKELMKKRALIAFLGVMLVFFYEYYGKDIGCKEIKGVGVRVVDGDTIVLNNEKIRLKGIDAPESKQWCWYIGDHKEKISYKCGVESAKYLSKLIEGGERIECTNEGKDLYGRTLSYCYVGITNINRDMVYKGWAVGYGEFKVEELIAMYNKAGIWRGDFEMPSEWRKKRKKRRR, from the coding sequence ATGAAAAAAGCAACAAAGAATAAAAAAAAGGAATTGATGAAGAAGCGAGCTTTAATTGCGTTTTTAGGTGTTATGCTGGTCTTTTTTTATGAATATTATGGCAAGGATATAGGTTGTAAAGAAATAAAAGGTGTGGGAGTTAGAGTTGTTGATGGCGACACAATAGTATTGAATAATGAAAAGATTAGGCTAAAAGGAATTGATGCACCTGAATCAAAGCAGTGGTGCTGGTATATTGGAGATCATAAAGAAAAGATATCATATAAATGCGGAGTTGAATCAGCGAAATATCTAAGCAAGCTTATTGAGGGGGGAGAGAGGATAGAATGCACAAATGAAGGTAAAGATTTATATGGGAGAACGCTATCTTACTGTTATGTAGGTATAACAAATATAAATAGGGATATGGTTTATAAAGGCTGGGCAGTTGGATATGGCGAGTTTAAAGTAGAGGAATTGATAGCGATGTATAATAAAGCTGGGATTTGGAGAGGTGATTTTGAAATGCCATCTGAGTGGAGAAAAAAAAGAAAAAAGAGGAGGCGATAA
- a CDS encoding transposase — protein MDYRIKKRKMSSAHQIIMVCLDQLVGSEHQYRKFKELFNFGAAEQELKGIESPANYKGYGVLRLFKCLLLQFMEDLSDRELERYLSDSVAAKWFCDFDLTEATPDYSVFSRIRSKIGTNLLSKIFAIFRDQLKSQGYMSEVFTFVDASHLISKANLWEERDEARKQKYEKLNNEVLPKVAHDKQAKIGCKGGSKFWYGYKKNM, from the coding sequence GTGGATTACAGAATAAAGAAGAGAAAAATGTCATCAGCGCATCAAATAATAATGGTATGTTTGGATCAATTGGTTGGTAGTGAGCATCAATATCGCAAATTTAAGGAGCTGTTTAATTTTGGGGCAGCAGAGCAAGAGCTGAAGGGAATTGAATCTCCTGCTAATTATAAGGGATATGGTGTTTTACGTTTATTTAAATGCTTGTTGTTACAGTTTATGGAAGATTTGTCAGATCGTGAACTAGAAAGATATTTGAGTGACAGTGTTGCAGCCAAGTGGTTTTGTGATTTTGATTTAACCGAAGCCACACCTGATTATAGCGTTTTTAGTAGAATCCGCTCAAAGATAGGAACAAATTTGTTATCAAAAATCTTTGCCATTTTTAGAGATCAACTAAAATCTCAAGGATATATGAGCGAGGTATTTACTTTTGTTGATGCAAGTCACTTGATCTCCAAAGCTAATTTATGGGAAGAGCGGGATGAAGCCAGAAAACAAAAATATGAAAAACTTAACAACGAAGTCTTGCCTAAAGTCGCACATGATAAACAAGCCAAAATAGGGTGCAAGGGTGGTAGTAAATTTTGGTATGGCTATAAGAAAAACATGTAA
- a CDS encoding transposase, translated as MINKVAITPANVTDAKGVAHVLPNSGAVYADKGYCVAPAKNAAKSRGIHFCAIKKNNMKQKNFDLDRYYTSIRAPFERVFSQDNKRLRYIGIAKNQFAEFMNAICFNLKRLTVLTA; from the coding sequence ATGATCAACAAGGTTGCTATAACGCCTGCTAATGTTACCGATGCAAAGGGAGTTGCGCATGTTTTACCAAATAGTGGAGCAGTTTATGCTGACAAAGGGTATTGTGTTGCACCAGCAAAGAATGCAGCTAAAAGCAGAGGTATTCATTTTTGCGCCATCAAGAAAAACAATATGAAGCAAAAGAATTTTGACCTTGATCGATACTATACTTCCATAAGGGCTCCGTTTGAGAGGGTGTTTTCTCAAGATAATAAACGATTGCGATACATAGGAATTGCCAAAAATCAGTTTGCTGAATTTATGAATGCTATCTGCTTTAATTTAAAACGTTTAACGGTTCTTACTGCCTAA
- a CDS encoding ParA family protein — translation MLATEAADFLNISLPAIHKQLKSKNLFFSKNKNKVFFNHESAKKIFNLTFKPTCWSWLNLKGGVGKTNLSFATAIRLSLFGAKILVIDLDQQANFTQACGINSENKPILIDILRNKYEINQCISHVIPGLDIVPSRIDNAVLDNMFSINNLPVDRVIKRVVDNLKHSYDFVFIDCPPSLNATSSSAALASDCIIIPLDPEKFSLSGLEITLNELHTNVFKVYEKFIDTKILLNKFDARTSLSHETLSHLLSKVEYKNKIFNTFIRTSQDFPNAIANNLSIFDNTKPSTAKEDVNLLAIEIINSSKITQGVIDA, via the coding sequence ATGTTGGCTACTGAAGCCGCTGATTTCCTTAATATTTCGCTTCCAGCTATACACAAACAATTAAAATCTAAAAATTTATTTTTTTCAAAAAATAAAAATAAAGTTTTTTTTAATCATGAAAGCGCAAAAAAAATATTTAATTTAACTTTTAAGCCTACCTGCTGGAGTTGGCTGAACCTAAAAGGTGGAGTTGGAAAAACTAATCTATCTTTCGCAACTGCTATTAGGTTATCTCTTTTTGGAGCTAAAATATTAGTGATAGACTTAGACCAACAAGCTAATTTTACACAAGCCTGTGGCATTAACTCAGAAAATAAACCTATTTTAATAGATATATTAAGAAATAAATATGAAATAAATCAATGTATCTCTCATGTTATTCCTGGACTAGACATTGTACCAAGCAGGATAGACAATGCTGTACTAGACAATATGTTCTCTATAAATAACTTACCTGTAGATAGAGTAATAAAAAGAGTTGTAGACAATTTGAAACATTCTTATGATTTTGTATTTATAGATTGTCCTCCCTCTTTAAATGCAACTTCATCTTCTGCCGCCTTGGCTTCTGATTGCATAATTATCCCATTAGACCCTGAAAAATTTTCTTTATCAGGCTTAGAGATTACTTTAAATGAGTTACATACAAACGTTTTCAAGGTATATGAAAAATTTATTGATACAAAAATACTTTTAAATAAATTTGATGCTAGAACTTCTTTGTCCCACGAAACTTTAAGCCACCTTTTATCAAAGGTAGAATATAAAAACAAAATCTTTAATACTTTTATTAGAACAAGCCAAGATTTCCCAAATGCAATAGCTAATAACTTAAGTATATTTGATAATACAAAGCCGTCTACTGCAAAAGAAGATGTAAATTTATTAGCTATAGAAATTATAAACTCTAGTAAAATCACTCAAGGAGTTATAGATGCCTAA
- a CDS encoding tyrosine-type recombinase/integrase: MLTKASINKFDLTSIEETNNTLFYYANLYFKILVSGSSQATEIARRNDLSKFLSFFIEYTGKDNIDNWTPSVTKHFLIFLQDKNYKPATINRALDSLRHFSKWLMKHRPLLAGSPFEGVKNITQDCPHWNGLSRKQVMRLKMACEQRLNACNRKNQNPLLEITIFSVLLATGLREAELVSLNLSHYYAKGFHHVKRKGNIFTKKVPIPDEPRKYLEQYILSQKLTKPNQAIFSRNGVRLSTRAIRYICARISAHASLTLSDEEKFHLSPHMLRHTFLKRVADKHGVHIAQKMSGNASISQIFRYTKPSQDEIDNIAHGLNI, encoded by the coding sequence ATGCTTACCAAAGCTTCCATAAATAAATTTGATCTGACATCAATTGAAGAAACTAATAATACCTTGTTCTATTACGCTAATCTTTATTTTAAAATACTTGTTTCTGGGTCTTCTCAAGCAACTGAAATAGCCAGGAGAAATGATTTATCGAAATTTCTTTCTTTTTTTATTGAGTATACTGGTAAAGACAATATTGATAACTGGACTCCCTCAGTTACAAAGCACTTTTTAATATTTCTTCAAGATAAAAACTACAAACCTGCAACTATTAATAGAGCTTTAGATTCTCTGCGTCACTTTTCTAAATGGTTGATGAAACATAGACCTTTGCTTGCTGGCTCTCCCTTTGAAGGTGTAAAAAACATTACTCAAGACTGTCCACATTGGAATGGTTTATCAAGAAAGCAAGTAATGCGTTTAAAAATGGCCTGTGAACAACGACTGAATGCATGTAATAGAAAAAATCAAAACCCTCTACTTGAAATAACTATTTTTTCTGTTCTTTTAGCGACAGGACTTAGGGAAGCAGAACTAGTATCATTAAATCTTTCTCATTATTATGCTAAAGGGTTTCATCATGTTAAGCGTAAAGGAAATATTTTCACTAAAAAAGTGCCAATTCCAGACGAACCTAGAAAATACTTAGAGCAATACATTTTATCTCAAAAATTAACTAAACCAAATCAGGCTATATTCTCTAGAAATGGAGTAAGATTATCCACTAGAGCAATACGCTATATTTGTGCAAGAATATCAGCTCATGCCTCTTTAACTTTATCAGATGAGGAGAAGTTTCATTTATCTCCACATATGCTAAGGCATACTTTTTTAAAAAGAGTGGCTGATAAACATGGAGTACATATTGCCCAAAAGATGTCTGGCAATGCTTCTATCTCTCAAATATTTCGTTATACTAAACCTTCTCAAGATGAGATCGATAATATTGCTCATGGGTTGAATATTTAA
- a CDS encoding type II toxin-antitoxin system VapC family toxin, producing the protein MNKVILDASAFLALVNNEAGKDVVEPLLPYSIMSSVNISEVVSELNSKLSLPIEHIQKILCLIPEVYQFDKNLAIQAGLLKKSVTHLGLSLGDRACLALADHLTLPVYTADKAWSKLHTDIIITQIR; encoded by the coding sequence ATGAATAAAGTTATACTTGATGCTTCTGCTTTTTTAGCTTTAGTCAATAATGAAGCTGGCAAAGATGTTGTTGAACCTCTGTTGCCATATTCAATTATGTCATCTGTAAATATTTCTGAAGTGGTCAGCGAATTAAATTCAAAACTTTCTCTTCCCATAGAGCATATTCAAAAAATACTTTGCCTCATTCCTGAAGTTTATCAATTTGATAAAAATCTTGCTATTCAAGCAGGACTTTTAAAAAAGTCAGTTACTCATTTAGGCTTATCTTTAGGAGATAGAGCGTGTTTAGCACTTGCTGATCATCTTACTTTGCCTGTATATACTGCAGACAAGGCTTGGAGCAAACTTCATACTGATATCATAATTACTCAAATTAGATAA
- a CDS encoding AbrB/MazE/SpoVT family DNA-binding domain-containing protein produces MQEYRAIFGENGRLIIPAPLRNKMKLNPGEEILLRYDNNSINILTMKQAVKEAQNIVMQYNKEHISLTDSLSKSRHEDEKDE; encoded by the coding sequence ATGCAAGAATATAGAGCTATTTTTGGTGAAAATGGACGTCTTATAATTCCAGCACCTCTTCGCAATAAAATGAAACTTAATCCTGGTGAGGAAATATTGCTTAGATATGATAATAATTCTATCAACATCCTTACTATGAAACAAGCTGTCAAAGAAGCTCAAAATATTGTTATGCAATATAATAAGGAGCATATATCTCTAACTGACTCTTTAAGTAAATCACGACATGAAGATGAAAAAGATGAATAA